One part of the Chryseobacterium mulctrae genome encodes these proteins:
- a CDS encoding GLPGLI family protein: MKSCLFLLVLFFSLSTAQTNRFFYEVKFKEDSTQTEHQKVFMVLDINLNETKYYDNTFLEKDSINKANHSQLTNWTSQIPVTRKKNSNKNINYTFIDDQLYSYPTEDLIQWKLSDKTKKYLHFNLQQATTNFGGRKWTAWFTKEIPLSEGPYKFTGLPGLIVLLEDDHNQYSFSLVKSKKLEKTYDTSNFLEVRYGNKPLPISEKIYLKKSLEYYNDPLQEIRAEMKNGTIKSYEDGGKQYSKPEELVPLIREEQEYIRQNNNPIELNKAIKYPVK; encoded by the coding sequence ATGAAAAGTTGCTTATTTCTACTTGTATTATTTTTCAGTCTGAGTACTGCACAAACCAACCGCTTTTTCTACGAGGTAAAATTCAAAGAAGATTCTACTCAAACTGAACATCAGAAAGTTTTTATGGTTTTGGATATTAATCTTAATGAAACAAAATATTATGACAATACTTTCTTGGAAAAAGATTCCATCAATAAAGCAAATCATTCCCAACTTACCAATTGGACAAGCCAAATTCCTGTAACGAGAAAAAAAAATTCAAATAAAAATATCAATTATACTTTTATAGACGATCAGCTTTATTCTTATCCTACCGAAGATTTGATACAATGGAAATTGTCTGATAAAACTAAAAAATATTTGCACTTTAATCTTCAGCAAGCAACTACAAATTTTGGTGGCAGAAAATGGACGGCTTGGTTTACAAAAGAGATTCCGCTTTCAGAAGGTCCTTATAAATTCACAGGATTACCGGGGCTTATTGTTTTGTTAGAAGATGATCACAACCAATATAGTTTTAGTCTTGTTAAAAGTAAAAAATTAGAAAAGACATACGATACATCAAACTTTCTGGAAGTTCGTTATGGAAATAAACCGCTTCCGATAAGCGAGAAAATATATCTGAAAAAATCTCTTGAATATTATAACGATCCTTTGCAAGAAATAAGAGCAGAAATGAAAAATGGAACAATAAAAAGCTATGAAGACGGAGGAAAACAGTATAGTAAACCTGAAGAATTAGTACCTTTAATTCGAGAAGAGCAGGAATATATCCGCCAAAATAATAATCCTATTGAGCTTAATAAAGCTATAAAATATCCTGTGAAATAA
- a CDS encoding YdeI/OmpD-associated family protein, with amino-acid sequence MSTTFFPTPQDFRDWLDKNHKIEQELLVGFYKVGTKKPSITWSESVDQALCFGWIDGIRRSIDEESYSIRFTPRKPTSIWSVVNIKKIEELTKAGLMKEAGLEAFKLRKEEKSGIYSHEKEPAKLTSEYENQFKANKKAWDFFEKQAPSYKKVMIHWIMSAKQEKTQISRLEKTISETENGKRIS; translated from the coding sequence ATGTCTACAACCTTCTTCCCAACACCACAAGATTTCAGAGACTGGCTCGATAAAAACCATAAAATCGAACAAGAATTATTGGTAGGTTTTTATAAAGTCGGAACCAAAAAGCCTTCAATAACTTGGTCTGAATCTGTAGATCAGGCTTTGTGTTTTGGCTGGATTGATGGCATAAGAAGATCGATCGATGAAGAAAGCTACAGCATCCGGTTTACACCAAGAAAACCGACGAGTATTTGGAGCGTTGTGAATATTAAAAAAATAGAAGAACTTACCAAAGCAGGATTGATGAAGGAAGCTGGTTTGGAAGCATTCAAGCTTAGAAAAGAAGAAAAATCAGGGATTTATTCTCACGAAAAAGAACCTGCAAAACTTACATCAGAATACGAAAATCAGTTTAAAGCCAATAAAAAAGCGTGGGATTTTTTTGAAAAACAGGCTCCTTCTTACAAAAAAGTGATGATTCATTGGATCATGAGCGCCAAACAAGAGAAAACACAGATTTCACGATTAGAAAAAACTATTTCAGAAACTGAAAATGGAAAAAGAATTTCTTAG
- a CDS encoding DUF4256 domain-containing protein, which yields MPQKKQLSEKETIELLDILQQRFEKNKSRHENLEWTKIEAKLNSNPSKLWSLYQMENSGGEPDVVDYDEKTDEYIFFDCSAESPKGRRSFCYDRKALDARKEHKPQNDVITAAKEMGIELFSEEQYRYLQSLGKFDLKTSSWIKTPKDIRELGGALFCDRRYNTVFVYHNGADSYYAARAFRGVLKV from the coding sequence ATGCCACAAAAAAAACAATTATCCGAAAAAGAAACCATAGAACTTCTTGATATTCTGCAACAACGTTTTGAGAAAAATAAAAGCCGTCATGAAAATCTGGAGTGGACAAAAATTGAGGCAAAATTAAATTCAAATCCATCAAAATTATGGTCACTTTATCAGATGGAAAACTCAGGCGGAGAACCCGATGTTGTGGATTATGATGAAAAAACTGATGAATATATTTTCTTCGACTGTTCAGCTGAAAGCCCAAAAGGCAGAAGAAGCTTTTGCTACGATCGCAAAGCTCTGGATGCCCGAAAAGAACATAAACCACAGAACGATGTGATAACGGCTGCCAAAGAAATGGGGATAGAACTATTTTCTGAGGAGCAATACCGTTATTTACAAAGTTTAGGAAAATTTGATCTGAAAACTTCAAGCTGGATTAAAACTCCGAAAGATATCAGAGAATTGGGAGGCGCTTTATTTTGTGACCGTCGCTATAACACGGTTTTTGTCTATCACAACGGAGCCGATTCTTATTATGCAGCAAGAGCTTTCAGAGGAGTTTTGAAGGTTTAA
- a CDS encoding immunity 22 family protein, protein MNTQVLDFWVGNFRTEEDFFQFVEEDENYYIEEESDDTYISKFAESQDTIWFDQDLMEYGFEQSIQHFSEYSFADQWLPVLYNRLNEMNLKFDINSLVFVSQGQIPTPKSIENDDFSLVYVGGIEFEY, encoded by the coding sequence ATGAATACACAGGTTTTAGATTTTTGGGTAGGAAATTTCAGAACGGAAGAAGATTTTTTCCAGTTTGTAGAGGAAGATGAGAATTACTACATCGAAGAAGAATCTGATGACACTTATATTTCAAAATTTGCAGAATCACAAGACACCATCTGGTTTGATCAGGATTTAATGGAATACGGCTTTGAACAAAGCATTCAGCATTTTTCTGAATATTCTTTTGCTGACCAGTGGCTTCCCGTTCTATACAACAGATTGAATGAAATGAATCTTAAATTTGATATCAACTCTTTGGTTTTCGTAAGCCAAGGACAAATTCCAACACCAAAATCTATAGAAAATGATGATTTTTCTTTGGTTTATGTAGGTGGAATTGAGTTTGAGTATTAA
- the polA gene encoding DNA polymerase I, whose protein sequence is MEATQDKRLFLIDAYAMIFRGYYALIRSPRITSTGIDTSAIFGFTNSLIELIRREKPTHLAVVFDVGQASVRTDDFAEYKANRSETPEAIKIAVPYIHRILEAMHIPYLGVEGYEADDVIGTIACKAEKEGYTTFMVTPDKDFAQLVTDKIKMYKPSSKGGEIEILGVEEVNAKYGIKDPKQVIDYLAMMGDAVDNIPGLDGVGEKTAMKFLQEFGSIENLLANTDQLKGKIKEKIEASAERGILSKKLATIICDAPVEFNQEQYDLETPDFEKVKIVFDEIEFTRLYENLYRAFAPAQTGLVTGDVQKKESKESQAETPQQKVAKNVGQLDLFATYEELDQASSTKSTITDNDHLYQFVDNPKAQKILVQNLLQQKAVCFDTETTSLNELEAELVGMSFSYKKGLAYYIPLSEDQGEVLQTLEIFRPFFEKEDLIKIAHNLKYDYKVLQQYNVTVKGAMFDTMIAHYLLNPDGRHGMDYLSEVYLNYKPVSIETIIGKKGKNQGSFRDADLRTQTDYAAEDADITFQLYELFAPQLKKENLEDLFFNIEMPLMEVLAKMELAGISLDEKWLAQESIDLENDLRQLEAKIFEISGEEFNMNSPRQLGEVLFEKMQLDPKAKKTKTGQYATSEDILQKLSSKHEIIQHILEYRTYQKLKSTYVDALPSQIDKDDNRVHTNFSQTTAATGRLASVNPNLQNIPIRTLRGQQIRGAFVSGEGKKIISADYSQIELRLIAEISGEDNMIKAFQDGEDIHASTAAKLFKIPLEEVSKTQRSQAKTVNFGILYGQGAFALAEQTGLSRSEAKQMIEAYYETYPKLKAYMAEQVAKAREQGYVETILGRKRHLKDINSGNFVVRAHAERNAVNAPIQGSAADVVKVAMIKIDKELEAQNLQTKMLLQVHDELLFEAPIEEVEVATKLIKKEMESAIETQVPLLVEVGVGKNWLEAH, encoded by the coding sequence ATGGAGGCAACACAAGATAAAAGGCTTTTTCTCATCGATGCGTATGCGATGATTTTCAGAGGGTATTATGCATTGATCAGAAGTCCGAGAATTACAAGTACAGGAATTGATACATCTGCAATTTTTGGTTTTACGAATTCTTTGATCGAATTAATTAGAAGAGAAAAACCTACCCATTTAGCGGTTGTTTTTGATGTCGGTCAGGCAAGTGTAAGAACAGATGATTTTGCAGAATACAAAGCCAACCGAAGCGAAACTCCAGAAGCGATAAAAATTGCAGTTCCTTATATTCATAGAATTTTAGAAGCCATGCACATTCCTTATTTGGGAGTAGAAGGCTATGAAGCTGATGATGTTATCGGAACGATTGCATGTAAAGCAGAAAAAGAAGGGTATACCACATTTATGGTAACTCCTGATAAAGATTTTGCTCAATTGGTGACCGATAAAATTAAAATGTATAAACCATCATCAAAAGGTGGCGAAATAGAAATTTTAGGTGTCGAAGAAGTGAATGCAAAATACGGGATCAAAGATCCAAAACAGGTGATTGATTATTTGGCAATGATGGGTGATGCGGTAGATAATATTCCCGGATTGGATGGTGTTGGTGAAAAAACAGCCATGAAATTCTTACAGGAATTTGGAAGCATTGAAAATCTTTTAGCCAATACAGATCAACTGAAAGGTAAAATTAAAGAAAAGATCGAGGCTTCAGCAGAACGTGGAATTTTATCTAAAAAATTAGCAACCATTATTTGCGATGCACCTGTAGAATTCAATCAGGAGCAATACGATTTGGAAACTCCGGATTTTGAAAAAGTAAAAATTGTTTTTGATGAAATAGAATTTACCAGATTATACGAAAACCTATATCGTGCTTTTGCTCCCGCTCAAACTGGTTTGGTAACCGGTGATGTTCAGAAAAAAGAAAGCAAAGAATCTCAGGCAGAAACACCACAACAAAAAGTGGCTAAAAATGTCGGGCAACTCGATCTTTTTGCAACCTATGAAGAGCTCGATCAGGCATCTTCCACAAAATCTACGATTACAGACAACGACCATTTATACCAGTTTGTAGACAATCCGAAAGCGCAGAAAATTTTAGTTCAAAACTTATTACAACAAAAAGCAGTTTGTTTCGATACAGAAACGACTTCTTTAAACGAGCTGGAAGCCGAATTGGTCGGAATGAGCTTTTCTTACAAAAAAGGTTTGGCGTATTATATTCCGCTTTCTGAAGATCAGGGCGAAGTTTTGCAAACGTTAGAAATTTTCAGACCTTTCTTTGAAAAGGAAGATTTAATTAAAATCGCACATAACCTAAAATACGATTATAAAGTTCTTCAACAATATAATGTTACGGTAAAAGGAGCAATGTTCGACACGATGATTGCGCATTACCTTTTAAATCCGGACGGAAGACATGGGATGGATTATCTTTCTGAGGTTTATTTAAATTATAAACCCGTTTCTATTGAAACCATTATTGGTAAAAAAGGTAAAAATCAGGGGAGCTTCAGAGACGCAGATCTGCGAACGCAGACCGATTACGCCGCAGAAGATGCAGATATTACTTTTCAGTTATATGAATTGTTTGCGCCACAATTAAAGAAAGAAAATTTAGAAGATCTTTTCTTCAATATCGAAATGCCGTTAATGGAAGTTTTGGCTAAAATGGAATTGGCAGGGATTTCTTTAGATGAAAAATGGCTGGCTCAGGAAAGTATCGATCTTGAGAATGATTTAAGACAATTAGAAGCTAAAATATTTGAAATTTCGGGTGAAGAATTCAATATGAATTCACCGAGACAGTTGGGAGAAGTTTTATTTGAAAAAATGCAACTCGACCCAAAAGCTAAAAAAACAAAAACCGGACAATACGCAACCTCGGAAGATATTTTACAGAAATTATCTTCAAAGCACGAAATTATTCAGCATATTTTAGAATACAGAACGTATCAGAAACTGAAATCGACCTATGTTGATGCATTGCCGTCACAGATTGATAAAGACGACAACAGAGTTCATACCAATTTCTCACAAACCACGGCTGCAACAGGTCGTTTGGCAAGTGTAAATCCGAATTTACAGAATATTCCGATTCGTACGTTGAGAGGTCAACAAATTCGTGGAGCGTTTGTTTCAGGAGAAGGGAAGAAAATTATTTCTGCCGATTATTCTCAAATCGAATTGCGTCTGATTGCCGAAATTTCCGGTGAAGATAATATGATCAAGGCGTTCCAGGATGGTGAAGATATTCACGCTTCTACGGCGGCAAAATTATTTAAAATTCCATTGGAAGAAGTTTCAAAAACGCAGAGAAGTCAGGCAAAAACCGTCAACTTTGGAATTTTATACGGTCAGGGAGCTTTTGCTTTAGCAGAACAAACCGGATTATCGAGATCAGAAGCAAAGCAAATGATAGAGGCGTATTACGAAACCTACCCGAAATTGAAAGCTTATATGGCTGAACAGGTAGCGAAAGCTCGTGAACAAGGTTATGTAGAAACTATTTTGGGAAGAAAACGTCACTTGAAGGACATCAATTCGGGAAATTTTGTGGTGCGGGCTCATGCTGAAAGAAATGCCGTTAATGCTCCTATTCAGGGAAGTGCGGCTGATGTTGTGAAAGTGGCAATGATCAAAATTGATAAAGAACTGGAAGCGCAAAATCTTCAAACCAAAATGCTTCTTCAGGTACATGATGAATTGTTGTTTGAAGCGCCAATCGAAGAAGTTGAAGTTGCTACAAAGCTGATCAAAAAAGAAATGGAAAGTGCTATTGAAACGCAAGTTCCGTTATTGGTTGAAGTTGGAGTAGGGAAGAACTGGTTGGAAGCGCATTAG
- the gapS4a gene encoding GapS4a family protein — translation MGEWSKSIGEKGEKIVKFVFEEILNYNSLQENNSINCNKGTKHKDASAKNNKTTHGIDGLVTYKSPLEDYTLDIGVISSKYVGDEYPKYPSTLFKSHIKDLAYTLECFNYSKEKSNLNQSFTGVNKTDIFGILVWLSNKSPINFDLSAVVSKVQIDNDLVFDKILLLDNNKVNFLYESIFRTKENFGVSNVDFVYHNSGLNFASIHEYSFGKTFPLNYLYSDIIPLRIQNGKDIEFRIFINDDYSEEQFSQILTFAKTFDHLNSTDRTVLYFKTYDYLINDNSIKQTLSNFPTYTLNENLLVKKFPSDFRN, via the coding sequence ATGGGAGAATGGTCTAAATCAATTGGAGAAAAAGGAGAAAAAATTGTGAAATTTGTATTTGAAGAAATACTAAATTACAATTCACTTCAAGAGAATAACTCAATAAATTGCAATAAAGGAACAAAGCATAAAGACGCTTCTGCAAAAAACAACAAAACAACACATGGAATTGATGGATTAGTTACCTACAAATCCCCATTAGAAGATTACACTTTAGATATTGGTGTTATTTCTTCAAAATATGTAGGTGATGAATATCCTAAATATCCTTCTACTCTTTTTAAATCTCATATTAAAGATTTAGCATACACATTGGAATGTTTTAATTATTCCAAAGAGAAAAGTAACCTAAACCAAAGTTTTACTGGTGTTAATAAAACCGACATTTTTGGTATTTTGGTTTGGTTATCAAATAAAAGTCCAATAAACTTTGATTTATCAGCTGTTGTATCGAAAGTTCAAATTGATAACGATTTAGTTTTCGATAAAATATTACTTTTAGATAATAATAAAGTTAATTTTTTATACGAAAGTATTTTTAGAACCAAAGAAAATTTTGGTGTTTCAAATGTTGATTTTGTATACCATAATTCTGGATTAAACTTCGCATCGATACATGAATATTCATTCGGAAAAACGTTTCCTTTGAACTATCTATATTCAGATATTATTCCTTTAAGAATTCAAAATGGAAAAGACATTGAATTCAGAATTTTCATTAATGATGATTATTCCGAAGAACAATTTTCTCAAATTCTAACATTTGCAAAAACTTTTGACCATCTTAATTCTACAGATAGGACTGTTTTATATTTTAAGACGTATGATTATTTAATAAACGACAATTCAATTAAACAAACTTTATCAAATTTTCCAACGTATACTTTAAATGAAAATTTATTAGTAAAAAAATTCCCATCTGACTTTAGAAATTAA
- the gapS4b gene encoding GapS4b family protein, producing the protein MNKDILPQGDTIRQLLVKSNITNANINSLLREKGIFLGQNQKNNSVPLIMKSIITPKDFLELYETQKNKEETVKYRTSSINCKNDFDFQEVIGNNIDINSLIKDRYTYKPNYSVVGNPNFYFEDEFTAIFEYQIERENVLGDWTNNKTYHKGAVTLKKISDNDIQISVQQDSTSKETFEVNNIILNALKEQMFAKSIIKSNDDIISVKFNHFDNSSRIKFFYSLTSNFTIYLDFKSITDIDLYLDEDVESHKDVKLFLDEIDNLKLNGKELQNHVLIYKEEYYPKLIFGAVKFRYALSFNGIEGSVVVNLGFPDYVKSKDKNADFQMSIELILGREHKNQSTENKIRKKLLEFFEKKKVESYNKFKII; encoded by the coding sequence ATGAATAAAGATATACTTCCTCAGGGCGATACTATTAGACAATTACTTGTTAAATCAAATATAACAAATGCAAACATAAATTCACTACTAAGGGAAAAAGGTATTTTCTTAGGACAGAATCAGAAAAACAACTCAGTTCCTTTAATAATGAAAAGTATTATTACTCCAAAAGACTTTTTAGAATTGTATGAAACTCAAAAAAATAAAGAAGAAACTGTAAAGTATAGAACTTCATCCATTAATTGTAAAAATGATTTCGATTTTCAAGAAGTAATTGGAAATAATATTGATATTAACTCATTAATAAAAGATCGCTATACATATAAACCTAATTATTCTGTAGTTGGTAATCCTAATTTTTATTTCGAAGATGAATTTACAGCAATTTTTGAATATCAAATTGAGAGAGAAAATGTTTTAGGTGATTGGACGAATAACAAAACATATCACAAAGGTGCAGTTACATTAAAAAAAATATCTGATAACGATATACAAATTTCAGTACAGCAAGACTCAACATCTAAAGAAACATTTGAAGTAAATAACATAATATTAAATGCTTTAAAAGAGCAAATGTTCGCAAAGTCAATCATTAAATCAAATGACGATATTATTTCTGTAAAATTTAATCATTTTGACAACTCTTCAAGAATAAAGTTTTTTTACTCATTAACTAGTAATTTTACTATATATCTTGATTTCAAATCGATTACAGATATAGATTTATATCTTGATGAAGATGTAGAATCTCATAAAGATGTAAAATTGTTTTTAGATGAAATAGATAATTTAAAACTTAATGGGAAAGAGTTACAAAATCATGTACTTATCTACAAGGAAGAATATTATCCAAAACTAATTTTCGGAGCTGTTAAATTTAGATATGCACTATCTTTTAATGGCATAGAAGGAAGTGTGGTTGTAAATCTTGGATTTCCAGATTATGTAAAATCAAAAGACAAAAATGCAGATTTTCAAATGTCAATTGAATTAATTCTTGGTCGTGAACATAAAAATCAAAGTACAGAAAATAAAATCAGAAAAAAACTTCTCGAATTCTTTGAAAAGAAAAAAGTAGAAAGTTATAATAAATTCAAAATAATATAA
- a CDS encoding IS91 family transposase: protein MQVRSKGASVAEVLRKINLSSQNFSVHQEKTLRALSNCRTSALGGHIDTCDGCGNLSISYNSCRNRHCPQCQGHKKEEWIQKREQDLLPCSYYHVVFTLPEELNGLAISQPQLIYKALFEAAWATLNQFGKTEGLQLGMIAILHTWGQNLSLHPHLHCIVPGGGLTMQGKWRKKVRTDKFLFPVKALSKVFRAKFVTSLRACGITDRDLMEKLFTKNWVVYAKRPFGGPKQVIEYLGRYTHKVAISNHRIKEVTDQQVRFEYKDYRKGGEKKEMTLANTEFVRRFSMHILPKRFVRIRHYGILSSSWKRGKLQALQSDLKIRVTAAKPKTLLRKCRSCKEGNLVTIAVFGQRGPPPEFLFVIQPLSAK, encoded by the coding sequence ATGCAGGTCCGAAGTAAAGGTGCGAGTGTAGCAGAAGTTCTTCGCAAAATCAATTTATCATCCCAAAACTTCAGCGTTCATCAGGAAAAGACGCTTAGGGCATTGTCCAACTGCCGGACTTCTGCCTTGGGTGGTCATATTGATACGTGTGATGGTTGCGGAAATCTTTCCATCAGCTACAACTCCTGCCGTAACCGGCACTGTCCGCAGTGTCAGGGACACAAAAAGGAAGAATGGATCCAAAAGCGCGAACAGGACCTCTTGCCCTGCAGCTATTACCATGTGGTTTTTACCCTGCCGGAGGAGTTGAATGGGCTAGCAATATCCCAGCCCCAACTCATTTACAAAGCCTTATTTGAGGCCGCCTGGGCTACTTTAAACCAGTTCGGCAAAACCGAAGGCCTTCAGTTGGGAATGATTGCCATACTTCACACATGGGGACAAAATCTGAGCCTTCATCCGCATCTGCACTGCATTGTGCCGGGAGGTGGTCTCACGATGCAGGGAAAATGGAGAAAGAAAGTAAGGACGGATAAGTTTCTGTTTCCAGTAAAAGCGCTGAGCAAAGTCTTTCGGGCAAAGTTTGTGACTTCCTTAAGAGCCTGTGGAATTACTGACCGGGATTTAATGGAGAAACTCTTCACCAAGAACTGGGTCGTATATGCCAAGCGGCCTTTTGGCGGCCCGAAACAGGTGATCGAGTACTTGGGGAGATACACTCACAAAGTCGCCATCAGCAATCACCGCATAAAAGAAGTGACGGATCAGCAGGTCCGTTTTGAGTACAAAGATTACCGCAAAGGCGGCGAAAAAAAGGAAATGACTCTTGCAAACACGGAGTTTGTCCGGAGGTTTTCGATGCATATTTTACCGAAAAGATTTGTAAGGATCCGGCATTACGGCATCCTGAGCAGCAGCTGGAAGCGTGGGAAACTGCAGGCACTGCAATCGGATTTGAAAATCAGAGTTACTGCAGCAAAACCGAAAACTTTGCTCCGGAAATGTCGAAGTTGCAAGGAAGGAAACTTAGTCACTATAGCTGTTTTCGGGCAGCGCGGTCCGCCACCGGAATTTCTTTTCGTTATCCAACCATTGTCTGCAAAATAA
- a CDS encoding tyrosine-type recombinase/integrase, protein MLQSAELLKHKLLIGLIYGCGLRCMEVRNIELQHLDFDRKMLHVVQGKGSKDRYVPLSEHLIRGLKTFISIENPVQYLFNGNHNRNIEEIDALSTGASRSASKDFDSRYSQRGVQWVIKTISKKAGITKDFHTHTLRHSYATHLLEDGVPIIMVQKLLGHERIESTMEYLHVCQLSDQKPHSPLDTVFTLCSRNAGPK, encoded by the coding sequence ATGCTTCAGAGTGCCGAACTCCTGAAACATAAACTGCTCATCGGTCTGATATACGGCTGTGGACTGCGCTGCATGGAAGTAAGGAATATCGAACTTCAGCATCTGGATTTTGACCGGAAGATGTTGCATGTTGTTCAGGGTAAAGGGAGCAAAGACCGTTACGTTCCCTTGTCGGAACATTTGATCCGGGGACTGAAAACCTTCATCAGTATTGAGAATCCGGTTCAGTATTTATTCAATGGAAACCATAACAGGAATATTGAAGAGATTGATGCGCTCAGCACAGGGGCTTCACGGTCTGCCAGCAAAGATTTCGATTCCCGCTACAGCCAGCGCGGTGTGCAGTGGGTAATAAAAACCATTTCTAAAAAAGCCGGCATCACCAAAGACTTTCACACCCACACGTTGCGGCATTCTTATGCCACACACCTTTTGGAAGACGGCGTTCCGATCATCATGGTACAGAAACTTCTGGGTCATGAGCGTATTGAAAGTACAATGGAATATCTTCATGTGTGCCAGCTCTCGGACCAAAAACCGCACAGTCCTTTGGATACGGTATTTACTTTATGCAGCAGGAATGCAGGTCCGAAGTAA
- a CDS encoding prephenate dehydrogenase, protein MKISIIGVGLIGGSIALKLKQKKTADFIYGIDNNTENLDEALALNIINEKADLKTGIQNSDLVIIAIPVDSARKILPEVLDLISDQQTVMDVGSTKSGIVNAVRNHPKRSRFVAFHPMWGTENHGPKSAVSESFSGKAGVICNREESAKDALELVENIVKSLDMHLIYMNAEDHDIHTAYISHISHITSYALANTVLEKEKEEDTIFQLASSGFSSTVRLAKSHPEMWVPIFKQNKENVLDVLNEHISQLRKFKSALEKDNFEYLEELISNANKIRGILDK, encoded by the coding sequence ATGAAAATTAGTATCATTGGTGTAGGATTAATCGGCGGATCAATCGCATTGAAATTAAAACAGAAAAAAACAGCAGATTTCATTTATGGGATCGACAACAATACTGAAAATCTTGATGAAGCTTTAGCCTTAAATATCATTAATGAAAAAGCAGATCTAAAAACAGGAATTCAAAATTCCGATCTGGTTATCATTGCCATTCCTGTAGATTCGGCGAGGAAAATTCTTCCTGAAGTTTTAGACCTAATTTCGGATCAGCAAACGGTGATGGATGTGGGTTCTACAAAATCTGGAATTGTAAATGCTGTAAGAAACCATCCAAAAAGATCAAGATTTGTAGCGTTTCACCCAATGTGGGGAACAGAAAACCACGGTCCGAAATCGGCAGTTTCTGAAAGTTTTTCAGGAAAAGCCGGAGTGATTTGCAACCGTGAAGAATCTGCAAAAGACGCTTTAGAATTGGTAGAAAACATCGTGAAAAGTCTTGACATGCACTTAATTTACATGAATGCGGAAGATCATGACATTCATACTGCGTATATTTCGCATATTTCACATATTACTTCTTATGCTTTAGCCAACACGGTTTTAGAGAAAGAAAAAGAAGAAGACACTATTTTTCAGTTGGCGAGTTCAGGTTTTTCGAGCACGGTTCGTTTGGCAAAATCTCATCCTGAAATGTGGGTTCCTATTTTTAAACAAAACAAAGAAAATGTTTTGGATGTTTTGAATGAACATATCTCTCAACTTAGAAAATTCAAATCTGCTTTAGAAAAAGATAATTTTGAATATTTGGAAGAACTGATCAGTAACGCCAATAAAATCCGCGGAATTCTCGATAAATAA
- a CDS encoding DUF2089 family protein, giving the protein MKLPIICPSCDHTLNVSQMKCPDCGTNVNGDYELPVFLKLNRDEQDFILNFFLSSGSIKEMAKQAELSYPTMRNKMDDLIQKIDQLKK; this is encoded by the coding sequence ATGAAACTTCCTATAATTTGTCCGAGTTGTGATCATACACTCAATGTAAGTCAGATGAAATGTCCCGATTGCGGAACCAATGTAAACGGCGATTATGAACTTCCCGTTTTTTTAAAACTCAACAGAGATGAACAGGATTTTATCTTAAACTTTTTTCTTTCCAGCGGAAGCATTAAGGAAATGGCAAAACAGGCAGAGCTTTCTTATCCTACCATGAGAAATAAAATGGATGATCTCATTCAGAAAATTGATCAACTAAAAAAATAA
- a CDS encoding YIP1 family protein, which produces MNWKTIFNPFEKFDEKILLFIGLLFFVLIIPLCYWTNTCFISIYRIAPFKATHFYDLIIPTSISFAVMIITLFLLGKAFYRKTRIIDIANTVFISQIPLIILIPFENFDFIKKAIERVVDYQSHPTEIFPFVDFAVMILFTIANIGCLIYSIVILYNGFKTATNIKKWQHIVLFCIVTFLTVIVCQIFNN; this is translated from the coding sequence ATGAACTGGAAAACTATTTTTAATCCTTTTGAAAAATTTGATGAAAAAATCCTACTTTTCATAGGTCTTCTATTTTTCGTACTTATTATTCCATTATGTTATTGGACAAACACCTGTTTTATAAGCATCTATAGAATTGCACCCTTCAAGGCAACTCATTTCTATGATCTAATTATTCCAACTTCTATAAGTTTTGCAGTAATGATCATTACATTATTTTTATTAGGCAAAGCTTTTTATCGAAAAACAAGAATAATTGACATTGCAAATACTGTTTTTATTTCTCAAATCCCTCTTATCATTCTTATTCCTTTTGAAAATTTTGATTTCATAAAAAAAGCAATAGAAAGAGTCGTAGATTATCAGAGCCATCCAACCGAAATATTTCCTTTTGTAGATTTTGCAGTGATGATTTTATTTACAATAGCCAATATTGGCTGCTTAATTTACAGCATCGTTATTTTATACAACGGATTTAAAACTGCAACAAACATTAAAAAATGGCAACACATTGTACTATTCTGTATCGTAACATTCCTTACTGTAATAGTTTGTCAAATATTTAACAACTAA